In a single window of the Leifsonia sp. 1010 genome:
- the gabT gene encoding 4-aminobutyrate--2-oxoglutarate transaminase → MTDTVSTPAPVFSVPQERRIVTAVPGPKSQELHERRLAVVPTGVSSALPIYIARANGAILVDVDGNQFVDFGAGIGVTTVGHTETAVVEAAAGQLQDVIHTLFTITPYEEYVRVAELLAEHTPGDHAKKTVLVNSGAEAVENGVKIARKFTGRRAVAVLDHAYHGRTNLTMAMNYKAMPYATGFGPFAGDVYHAPNSYPYRDGLSGAEAAARTIAYLEKVVGASDLACLVAEPIQGEGGFIVPADGYLAALQEWCTANGVVFIADEIQSGMARTGAFYASEHFGVVPDLVLSAKGIAGGLPLAAVTGRAEIMDSAQPGGLGGTFGGNPVAAAAAVAVFETIERNDLLAEGRRIENALKPALEKLQQKYDIIGDVRGIGAMIAVELVKPGTAQTTKEPNPEAVNAIVQAAAQQGILFLNAGTWGNVLRFLPSLAVSDELIADAVSVIDDAIATL, encoded by the coding sequence ATGACTGACACCGTGAGCACCCCCGCGCCCGTCTTCTCCGTTCCACAAGAACGCCGCATCGTCACGGCCGTACCCGGCCCCAAGTCGCAGGAACTGCACGAGCGACGCCTGGCCGTCGTGCCGACCGGCGTCTCCTCGGCCCTGCCGATCTACATCGCGCGCGCCAACGGCGCCATCCTCGTGGACGTGGACGGCAACCAGTTCGTCGACTTCGGCGCCGGCATCGGGGTCACCACCGTGGGCCACACCGAGACCGCGGTCGTGGAGGCCGCGGCGGGGCAGCTGCAGGATGTCATCCACACGCTGTTCACGATCACGCCGTACGAGGAGTACGTGCGCGTCGCCGAGCTCCTGGCCGAGCACACCCCCGGCGACCACGCGAAGAAGACCGTGCTGGTCAACTCCGGCGCCGAGGCCGTCGAGAACGGCGTGAAGATCGCGCGCAAGTTCACCGGTCGTCGCGCCGTCGCGGTCCTCGACCACGCGTACCACGGCCGCACCAACCTCACGATGGCCATGAACTACAAGGCCATGCCGTACGCGACCGGCTTCGGCCCGTTCGCCGGCGACGTTTACCACGCGCCGAACTCGTACCCCTACCGCGATGGTCTCAGCGGCGCCGAGGCGGCCGCGCGGACGATCGCGTATCTCGAGAAGGTCGTCGGCGCGTCCGACCTGGCCTGCCTCGTCGCCGAGCCGATCCAGGGCGAGGGCGGCTTCATCGTCCCCGCCGACGGCTACCTCGCCGCCCTGCAGGAGTGGTGCACCGCCAACGGCGTCGTCTTCATCGCCGATGAGATCCAGAGCGGGATGGCGCGCACCGGCGCCTTCTACGCCAGCGAGCACTTCGGCGTCGTCCCTGACCTGGTCCTCAGCGCGAAGGGCATCGCCGGTGGTCTGCCGCTCGCCGCCGTCACCGGCCGCGCCGAGATCATGGACTCCGCGCAGCCGGGCGGGCTCGGCGGAACCTTCGGCGGCAACCCCGTCGCCGCGGCGGCCGCCGTCGCCGTCTTCGAGACCATCGAGCGCAACGACCTCCTCGCCGAGGGCCGCCGCATCGAGAACGCGCTCAAGCCGGCGCTCGAGAAGCTGCAGCAGAAGTACGACATCATCGGCGACGTCCGCGGCATCGGCGCGATGATCGCCGTGGAGCTCGTCAAGCCCGGCACCGCGCAGACGACCAAGGAGCCCAACCCCGAGGCCGTCAACGCGATCGTCCAGGCGGCGGCGCAGCAGGGCATCCTGTTCCTCAACGCCGGAACCTGGGGCAACGTCCTCCGCTTCCTGCCCAGCCTCGCCGTCTCGGACGAGCTCATCGCCGACGCCGTGTCGGTGATCGACGACGCCATCGCCACGCTGTGA
- a CDS encoding OsmC family protein, whose product MKLEHAYAIDLQWTGNRGTGTSGYKDYGRDHVVSAEGKLPIEGSADRVFFGDRDRWNPEELLLAALAQCHMLSYLAEAAGAGLVVVGYTDAATGTMQQTGNGGGHFTEVTLHPRVTIADPAQAELAASLHRPASEKCFIAASVNFPVHHVPETLTLA is encoded by the coding sequence ATGAAGCTCGAGCACGCGTACGCGATCGACCTGCAGTGGACCGGCAACCGCGGGACGGGCACCAGCGGCTACAAGGACTACGGGCGCGACCACGTCGTGAGCGCCGAGGGCAAGCTCCCCATCGAGGGCTCGGCCGACCGCGTGTTCTTCGGCGACCGCGACCGCTGGAACCCGGAGGAACTGCTCCTCGCGGCGCTCGCGCAGTGCCACATGCTGAGCTATCTCGCCGAGGCTGCGGGCGCCGGACTCGTCGTCGTGGGCTACACGGACGCCGCGACGGGCACCATGCAGCAGACGGGAAACGGGGGTGGCCACTTCACCGAGGTCACGCTTCACCCGCGGGTGACGATCGCCGACCCCGCTCAGGCCGAGCTGGCCGCGTCCCTGCACCGCCCCGCCTCCGAGAAGTGCTTCATCGCCGCGAGCGTGAACTTCCCCGTCCACCACGTCCCCGAAACCCTCACCCTCGCCTGA
- a CDS encoding CGNR zinc finger domain-containing protein: MRTNAPELGADLLVDFLNTLDVEDDIDHLADDEGHRRWASEHGLEPGDRATTQQVRDALRAIVDGDASHAALPALALPVDAAPGSVGLSPRTAADAAVASALVLSIQGKLGRVKLCGGEDCRWAFYDASRNGSRQWCSMEVCGNRQKARTYRSKERDGT, from the coding sequence ATGCGTACGAATGCTCCCGAACTCGGAGCCGACCTGCTGGTCGACTTCCTCAACACGCTCGACGTGGAGGACGACATCGACCACCTGGCCGACGACGAGGGCCACCGCCGCTGGGCGTCCGAGCACGGCCTCGAACCGGGGGACCGCGCGACCACCCAGCAGGTTCGGGATGCCCTGCGCGCGATCGTCGACGGAGACGCATCCCATGCGGCACTTCCGGCTCTCGCGCTTCCCGTCGACGCCGCTCCGGGTTCGGTCGGGCTGAGCCCCCGCACCGCGGCGGACGCGGCCGTCGCCAGCGCGCTGGTCCTCAGCATCCAGGGCAAGCTCGGCCGCGTGAAGCTGTGCGGGGGAGAGGACTGCCGCTGGGCGTTCTACGACGCGTCCAGGAACGGCTCGCGGCAGTGGTGCAGCATGGAGGTGTGTGGCAACCGCCAGAAGGCGCGCACGTATCGCTCGAAGGAGCGCGACGGCACCTGA